A single genomic interval of Gemmatimonadaceae bacterium harbors:
- a CDS encoding YdeI/OmpD-associated family protein encodes MTNRKSDELPVRLFKDDAAWEAWLAKQHAKSAGLWLRIAKARSKVKSVSYAEALDVALCYGWIDGQKKTFDEATWLQKFTPRGKRSIWSKINREKVQRLVESGRMQSPGLEAVDRAKAHGQWHSAYDSHRTAGVPDDLQRALDAHPKAKAFFATLNSANRYAILFRIQTAKRAETRAKKIEQFISMLERHEVIHP; translated from the coding sequence ACCAACCGCAAATCCGACGAGCTGCCCGTGCGCCTGTTCAAGGACGACGCGGCATGGGAAGCATGGCTCGCCAAGCAGCACGCCAAGTCCGCGGGATTGTGGCTGCGGATTGCCAAGGCAAGGTCGAAGGTCAAATCGGTGTCGTACGCCGAGGCGCTCGACGTCGCACTGTGTTACGGCTGGATCGACGGGCAAAAGAAGACGTTCGATGAGGCGACGTGGCTCCAGAAGTTCACGCCGCGCGGCAAGCGGAGCATCTGGTCGAAGATCAACCGTGAGAAAGTGCAGCGTCTCGTCGAGAGCGGCCGCATGCAGTCACCCGGTCTCGAGGCTGTGGACCGCGCGAAGGCGCACGGTCAGTGGCACTCCGCGTACGATTCGCATCGCACCGCCGGCGTGCCGGACGACCTTCAGCGCGCGCTCGACGCGCACCCGAAGGCGAAGGCGTTTTTCGCGACCCTGAACAGCGCGAACCGATACGCCATTCTGTTCCGGATCCAGACGGCGAAGCGAGCGGAAACGCGCGCGAAGAAAATCGAGCAGTTCATCAGTATGTTGGAGCGACACGAGGTGATCCACCCGTAG